A DNA window from Camelina sativa cultivar DH55 chromosome 17, Cs, whole genome shotgun sequence contains the following coding sequences:
- the LOC104758364 gene encoding UDP-glycosyltransferase 79B5 yields MGSKFHAFMYPWFGFGHMIPYLHLANKLAEKGHTITFFLPKKAHKQLEPLNLFPDSIVLEPLTLPHVDGLPSGAETASDLPNSTKKPIFDAMDLLRDQIEAKVRALKPDLIFFDFIHWVPDMAKEFGFKSVNYQIISAACLAMVLAPCAELGFPPPDYPLSKVALRGHEANVCSLFASSHELFGLITTGLKNCDVVSIRTCVELEGKLCGFIERECQKKVLLTGPMLPEPQSKSGKPLEDRWSQWLNGFEPGSVVFCAFGTQFFFEKDQFQELCLGMELTGLPFLIVVMPRKGSSTVQEALPKGFEERVKGRGIVWEGWVEQPLILSHPSVGCFVNHCGFGSMWESLVSDCQIVFIPQLADQILITRLLTEELEVSVKVQREDSGWFSKESLMDTVKSVMDKDSEIGNLVKRNHKKLKETLVSPGFFSGYADKFVETLEDEVNNTTSS; encoded by the coding sequence ATGGGGTCAAAGTTTCATGCTTTTATGTACccatggtttggttttggtcatATGATTCCATATCTTCATCTAGCCAACAAACTAGCTGAGAAAGGTCATACCATCACTTTTTTCCTTCCCAAGAAAGCTCACAAGCAGCTTGAACCTCTCAATCTGTTCCCGGACAGCATTGTCTTGGAACCTCTTACTCTCCCTCATGTCGATGGTCTCCCTTCTGGCGCCGAGACGGCATCAGATCTCCCAAACTCAACTAAGAAACCCATATTCGATGCCATGGATCTCTTACGCGATCAGATCGAAGCTAAGGTCCGTGCCTTAAAACCAGACCTAATCTTTTTCGATTTTATTCATTGGGTTCCAGATATGGCAAAAGAGTTTGGATTCAAGAGTGTAAACTACCAGATCATATCGGCAGCTTGCCTAGCTATGGTTCTTGCACCTTGTGCTGAATTAGGGTTTCCTCCGCCGGATTATCCTTTATCCAAAGTGGCCTTACGTGGACATGAAGCTAACGTCTGTTCTCTCTTCGCGAGTTCTCATGAGCTTTTCGGGCTAATTACCACAGGCCTTAAGAACTGTGACGTTGTTTCCATAAGGACGTGCGTGGAACTTGAAGGTAAGCTATGCGGTTTCATCGAAAGAGAATGTCAAAAGAAAGTTCTCTTAACCGGTCCGATGCTCCCTGAACCTCAAAGTAAAAGTGGTAAACCACTAGAAGATCGATGGAGTCAGTGGTTAAACGGATTTGAACCAGGCTCGGTAGTGTTTTGCGCTTTTGGCACCCAATTCTTTTTCGAGAAGGATCAGTTTCAAGAACTCTGTTTAGGAATGGAGCTAACGGGTCTACCGTTTTTAATAGTGGTCATGCCACGAAAAGGCTCATCAACGGTTCAGGAAGCATTACCAAAAGGGTTTGAAGAACGGGTTAAAGGGCGTGGAATCGTTTGGGAAGGATGGGTGGAACAACCTTTGATATTGTCTCATCCATCAGTAGGTTGCTTTGTGAACCATTGTGGGTTTGGCTCAATGTGGGAGTCTTTGGTTAGTGATTGCCAGATTGTGTTTATTCCTCAGTTGGCTGATCAGATTCTCATCACAAGACTGCTGACCGAAGAACTCGAAGTCTCTGTGAAGGTGCAGAGAGAAGATTCCGGATGGTTCTCCAAGGAGAGTTTGATGGACACGGTTAAATCTGTGATGGATAAAGATAGTGAGATTGGGAACTTAGTGAAGAGAAATCataagaaattgaaagagaCTTTGGTTAGTCCTGGATTTTTTAGTGGTTATGCTGATAAGTTCGTAGAAACTTTGGAGGATGAAGTCAACAACACAACATCTTCTTGA